The Xyrauchen texanus isolate HMW12.3.18 chromosome 38, RBS_HiC_50CHRs, whole genome shotgun sequence genome window below encodes:
- the LOC127631540 gene encoding tripartite motif-containing protein 3-like encodes MPLTMAKRESGSTSPVVRQIDKQFLVCSICLEHYHNPKVLPCLHTFCERCLQNYIPPQSLTLSCPVCRQTSILPEKGVAALQNNFFITNLMEVLQREQDCPRPEASSGLESASAATYAPPLSCPNHEGKVMEFYCESCETAMCLECTEGEHREHVTVPLRDVLEQHKAALKNQLDVIRNRLPQLTAAIDLVNEISRQLTDRKNEAVTEISNTFEELEKALHQRKAALITDLETICSTKQKVLQAQLTALMQGKENIQSSCSFTEQALNHGSPTEVLLVQKQMGERMGVLARHAFPEQPHENGHLDCQVETEGLRRSIQNLGVLLTTSAVGHTSVATGEGLRHAVVGQNTTVTVTTKDKDSELVKTGNAALRAQITSPDGTITELEITDNKNGTYEIGYTLCSEGEFSFSVLLYGQPVRGSPFRLRAVKPCDAPQSPDDVKRRVKSPGGGGGCGGHVRQKAVRRPSSMYSTTKKKENPIEDELIYRVGTRGRERGEFSNLQGISTTSNGRIVAADSNNQCIQVFSNDGQFKLKFGVRGRSPGQLQRPTGVAVDMNGDIIVADYDNRWLSIFSPEGKFKNKIGAGRLMGPKGVAVDKNGHIITADNKACCVFVFQSNGKLVTKFGAKGTSERQFADKNTPNTPTELKLSKSGPAFSPHFVAINNKNEIVVTDFHNHSVKVYSADGEFLFKFGSQGEGNGQFNAPTGVAVDDNGNIIVADWGNSRIQVFDSSGSFLSYINTMADPLYGPQDLALTSDGHVAVADSGNHCFKMYRYLQ; translated from the exons ATGCCTCTCACGATGGCTAAGCGGGAAAGCGGCAGCACCAGTCCGGTGGTGCGTCAGATAGACAAGCAGTTCTTGGTGTGCAGCATCTGTCTGGAGCATTACCACAACCCCAAAGTCCTGCCCTGCCTGCACACCTTCTGCGAGAG ATGCCTCCAGAATTACATCCCCCCTCAATCCTTGACCCTCTCCTGCCCAGTGTGCAGACAGACCTCCATCCTGCCAGAAAAGGGTGTAGCAGCTCTGCAGAACAATTTCTTCATCACTAATCTGATGGAGGTATTGCAGAGGGAGCAGGACTGCCCCCGTCCCGAGGCCTCCAGTGGGCTGGAATCGGCCAGTGCTGCTACATATGCCCCACCTCTTTCTTGTCCCAACCATGAGGGCAAG GTCATGGAGTTTTACTGCGAGTCTTGTGAAACAGCCATGTGTTTGGAGTGTACAGAGGGAGAGCACAGAGAGCATGTGACCGTTCCACTGCGGGATGTTCTGGAGCAACACAAAGCAGCACTGAAGAACCAACTGGATGTGATTCGCAACAG GCTTCCCCAGCTGACTGCAGCTATAGATCTGGTAAATGAGATCTCCAGGCAGCTAACAGACAGGAAGAATGAGGCAGTAACAGAGATCAGCAATACATTCGAGGAGCTGGAGAAAGCACTGCACCAACGAAAGGCTGCTCTCATCACTGACCTTGAGACCATCTGCAGCACCAAGCAGAAG GTGTTGCAGGCACAATTGACTGCATTAATGCAAGGAAAGGAGAACATTCAGAGCAGCTGTAGCTTCACAGAGCAGGCGCTGAACCACGGTAGCCCCACTGAAGTGCTCCTGGTGCAGAAGCAGATGGGAGAGCGGATGGGGGTTCTAGCTCGCCACGCCTTCCCTGAGCAGCCCCACGAGAACGGTCACCTGGACTGCCAGGTGGAGACAGAGGGGCTGCGGCGGTCCATCCAGAACCTGGGGGTCCTGCTCACCACCAGCGCCGTGGGTCACACCAGTGTGGCTACTGGAGAGGGACTCAGACATGCTGTTGTTGGCCAAAATACCACTGTTACGGTGACCACTAAG gaCAAAGACAGTGAGCTAGTAAAAACAGGAAATGCTGCGTTGAGGGCTCAGATCACCAGTCCAGATGGAACCATCACTGAACTGGAGATCACAGACAACAAGAACGGCACATATGAAATCGGCTACACGCTTTGCTCAGAGGGCGAGTTTTCTTTCTCTGTCCTTCTGTATGGGCAGCCTGTAAGGGGCAGCCCTTTCCGCCTGCGAGCCGTTAAACCCTGCGATGCCCCGCAGTCGCCCGATGACGTTAAGAGGCGTGTAAAATCTCCTGGTGGAGGTGGAGGGTGTGGAGGACATGTGCGACAGAAGGCGGTACGCAGACCCTCAAGTATGTACAGCACCACTAAGAAGAAGGAGAACCCAATAGAGGACGAGCTCATCTACAGAGTGG GGACGAGAGGACGTGAGCGGGGGGAATTCTCCAATCTACAGGGCATTTCTACCACTAGCAATGGACGAATTGTGGCAGCTGACAGCAACAACCAGTGCATACAG GTGTTCTCCAATGATGGTCAATTCAAGCTGAAGTTTGGGGTAAGGGGTCGCTCCCCTGGTCAGCTGCAGCGACCCACTGGTGTTGCGGTTGACATGAATGGTGACATTATTGTAGCCGACTATGACAACAGATGGCTCAGCATCTTCTCCCCGGAAGGGAAGTTTAAG AATAAAATTGGTGCAGGCCGGCTGATGGGTCCTAAAGGAGTAGCCGTGGATAAAAATGGTCATATAATCACAGCAGATAACAAGGCCTGCTGTGTCTTCGTTTTCCAATCCAACGGCAAACTGGTGACCAAATTTGGTGCGAAAGGAACATCAGAGAGACAGTTTGCAG ACAAAAACACTCCAAATACGCCAACAGAGCTGAAGCTGAGTAAATCTGGTCCTGCATTCA GTCCCCATTTTGTGGCTATAAACAACAAGAATGAAATTGTTGTGACGGACTTCCACAATCACTCTGTTAAG GTTTACAGTGCTGATGGGGAGTTCCTGTTTAAATTTGGTTCGCAAGGAGAAGGGAATGGGCAATTCAATGCACCCACCGGGGTGGCTGTAGATGACAATGGGAATATTATTGTTGCAGACTGGGGTAACAGTAGGATACAG GTGTTTGATAGTTCTGGCTCCTTTCTGTCCTACATAAACACAATGGCAGATCCCCTCTATGGTCCACAGGATCTCGCTCTCACTTCTGATGGCCACGTGGCTGTGGCAGACTCTGGAAACCACTGTTTCAAAATGTACCGATACCTGCAGTAA